The sequence below is a genomic window from Kitasatospora kifunensis.
GCCGGCGTCGAGGTCGGTGCGACGGGCATGGTGGAGGTCGGTGAGGAGGACCTGCGGAACGAGGGAATCAGTCTGGATCCCTCGGTACGCAATCGCTATGTGCCGGTAGCGGCGCCGCTGGACGGGTACAACGCGTTCGACAGCGCCGCCTTCGGTCTCAGCGCCGGTGAGGCCAACGGGCTCAACCTCAACAACCGCGTCATGATGGAGGTGGCGCTCGAGGCGCTGGAGGACGCCGGCTACGACCCGTTGCGGTACTCCGGGAACATCGGGCTGTTCGCCTCGGGCGGGGGCGCCTCGCCGATCTCGGTCATGAAGCGCATCGGGGACGCCCAGTACGGGGAGGTCGAGCGGCCCCTCAAGGTGTCGGAAGCGATCAACTGGACGGCGCTCCTCGACAACGACTACCTGGCCACCCGGATCGCCTACCCGCTGGACCTGCGCGGGCCGGCCCTGACCGTCCAGTCCGCGTGTTCGAGCTCCCTGGTCGCCCTGCACCTCGCGGCGCAGAGCGTGCTCTCGGGCGAGTCCGACATGGCGTTGGCGGGCGGCGTGAACATCGAACTCCCGCACCGGGTGGGCTACTACCACCAGGAGGGGAGCATCTGGTCGGGCGACGGCTACTGCCGGCCGTTCGACGCCGCCGCCAACGGCACCATCACCGGGAGCGGCGCGGGCGCGGTGGTCATCAAGCGTCTGGAACAGGCGATCGCCGACGGGGACGCCGTCCACGCCGTCATCCGCGGCAGCGCGATGAACAACGACGGCAACCGGAAGATCGGCTTCACGGCGCCGAGTGTGAAGCAGCAGAGCCGCGTCATCAGTGCGGCGCTGGCGGCCTCGGGGGTGGACAAGCGCGACATCGGGTACCTGGAGACGCACGGCACCGCCACCGCGATCGGCGACGTCGTCGAATGGGCGGCGATCGAGCAGGCTCTGGGTGCGGACGGGGTGCCGTGCGCCCTCGGCGCGACCAAGGCCAATCTCGGCCATCTGGGCCCCGCCGCAGGCATCATGGGCGTCATCAAGGCCGCACTGGTCATCGCCCACGGCCGCATCCCCCCGGTCGCGAACTTCAAGGAGCGCAATCCGCGGATCAAGCCGACGAGTGACCGGCTCTTCGTGCCGGACAGCTCCAGCGCGTGGGAGAGCGAGAAGCCGCGGCGAGCCGGCGTGAGTTCGATGGGTATCGGCGGCACCAACGTGCATGTCGTACTCGAGCAGGCGCCGGTCACCGACCCGGCCGACGAAGCGGGCGATCTGGTCGCCATCCTCCCGGTGTCCGCCGCCTCCCGGCACAGTGCCGAGCGGACCGCCGACCGGGTGGCGGAGTTCGCCGCCGAACATCCGCGGCGTCTGCGGAGTCTCGCCAGCACGCTCAGCACGGGGCGGCGCGTCCTTGTGCACCGGGAGGCGGTCGTCGTCGTCAGGCAGGGTGACGAGGTCACCTCCTGGCGGACCGGAAGCCGGCTGGCGAAGCGCAAGCACAGCGGTGTCCTGATCCTTCCCGGTCAGGGAACGCCGGCCGGAGACCTGACGGCGGCCGTGGCCGAGATCGACGGGTTCGCGGACCTGCTCTCCGAGTCGCTGCAGGCGCTGCCGGCCGATGACCGCTCGCCGGTGGAAGGGATCCTGGCCGGTGCCTGCGATGCCTCCGAGCTCGAACCACGCCTGGCCGAACTCGCCATTCTCGTGCAGTCCGTGACGGTCGCCCGGTCGCTGCTCGCCGACGGCCTGCGTCCCCCGGCACTGTGCGGGTTCAGCCTGGGCGAGCTCGCCGCCGGTGTGCTGGCCGGGGTGTTCGACCTGAGCGAGGCTGCCGCGGTCCTGTCGGAGCGGGCCCGCATCCTGCGGGGCGCCCCGGCGGGCGGGATGATCCGGGTGCGCCTCTCGCAGGAGGCCCTCGCCCCCTATCTCGGCCCTGCCGTGTCGCTGGGGATCGTGCCCGGCGCCAAGGACAGCATGCTCAGCGGCGAGGCGAGCGCCATTGACGAGGTCGCGGCTCGGCTGCGGGGCGAGGGGATCGCCAGCGTCCGCGTCCCGGTGGCGCACCCGTACCACAGTGCGGTCCTCCATGACCTCTTCGCGGAATACCGGGCGGTGTGGTCCCAGGTCGACCTACGGCCGGCGGGCCTGCGGGTGATGTCACCGACGACGGGCGACTGGCTGGACCCGGAGACGGCCCGCGATCCCGACTTCTGGGCGGGCCAGCTGATCCGCACGGTCCGCTTCGGCGACGCCGTGAGGAAGCTGCGCGCGGACGAGGTGGACCTCGCCTACGTCCTGGACTCCGACGCCGGTATCACGCCGTTCGTCCGTGAGGCGTTCGGCGCCGACGCGCTGGCCATGACCACCAAGAAGCAGGCGGGCTACGACTCGTTCAGCCGGGCCCGGCTACTGGCGACCGCATGGTCGGCCGATCGGGACCGTGTCGGCGTGGCTACCGGGGAGACCGGGCCGGACCACGGCACGGTCGGTCCCACGTCCCGCATCCACGCCCCCACCTACGCATTCGACCACAGTGTCCAGGAGGCACAGCCGACTATGCAGACCGAGGCAGCGCCGACTCCCGACTCCGGTCGAACAAATCCGGCGGACCAGGTGCAGACCCCCCAGGTGCAGGCCGTGGCGGTTCAGGCCCCCGTGGTTCAGGCTCCCGTGGTTCAGGCTCCTGTCGTTCAGGCCGCAGCGGTGCAGACGGCGCCGGTGCAGACCGTGGCGGTAGCCGCGCAGCCGAGTCCGGCGCTCTCGCCCGCACAGGCTGCGGCGACCGCTGCCGGGGTCCGGCAGATCGTCGCGAAGCTCGTGGGGTGCGCACCGCAGGAGGTGGAACCGGACACCTCCCTCATTGAGCTCGGATACGACTCGTTCCTGCTCATCCAGCTCGCGGATGCCCTGTCGGCCGAGTACCAGGTCGACATCGACGTCCAGCAGCTGTTCTTCGAGCTGGACTCGTACCAACGCCTCAGTGAACACATCCAGGGCGTGGCGCCGTCGCAGCACGGCGCCGCCGAGGAGATCGCGCCGGCCCAGCCGTCCGCACCGGCGCCGCAGCCGGTCCGCGCACCCGCGGTTGTCAGGCCTGCGGCTCCCATCGCGCCCGCAGCTCCCGCGCCCGTGGTCGCCGCCGCGCCCGCCGAGCCGCTTTCCGTGCCTGTGCCGCGACCGTCCGAGCCGGTGGCCGTGGCCGCCGACGGCGTCGACCCGCTGCAGGCGGAGATCGACTGGGCCCGGCGGACCACCCTCTCGAAGCGCATCACCGTGGAGGACCGGTTCGCCCTGGCCGACCAGCGGAACCTGATCTCCCGCAGGAACCGGCGTGAGGTCAGTTACCCGATCGTCGGGATCCGCGGCACCGGCGCACGCTTCACCGACGCCGACGGGCGGGAGTTCCTCGACCTCTGCATGGGCTTCGGTGTCAACCTGCTCGGTCACGCGTCGGAGCCGCTCAGGGCGGCGCTCCGCTCGTTCGACCCCTCCGACATGCTGCTCGGGCCGCAGTCGTCCACCGCCGGCGACGTGGCCCGCGGTATCGCCTCGCTGACCGGCGTCGACCGGGTCGCCTTCACCTCCTCGGGCACCGAGGCGGTGATGGGAGCGGTGCGCGCGGCGCGCGCACGCACCGGCAGGCGGCTCGTGGCGCAGTTCGCCGGGTCGTACCACGGCACCTTCGACGGTGTGCTGGTCGCACCGCGGGCGGGCGGTGAGCGGGGCGAGAGCACCCCCCTGGGCCGTGGTACGCCGCCCTCGATGGTCCAGGACGTCATCATCCTGCCGTACGACGACTCCGCGCTCCCCGTCCTGGAGTCCTACGGCGACCAGTTGGCCGCGGTGCTGGTCGAGCCGGTCCAGAGCCGGCGCCCCGGGTACCAGCCTGCCGAACTGCTGCACCAGCTCCGGGCGCTCACCAGCGCTCACGGCGCCGCACTCATCTTCGATGAGATCATCACCGGCTTCCGGTCCCACCACGGCGGCGCGGCCGCGTACTTCGGGGTTCATCCGGACCTGGTGACCTACGGCAAGGTGATCGGCGGGGGCATGCCGCTTGGGGTCATCGCGGGTGACGCGGAGTTCATGGCGCCCATCGACGGCGGGCGCTGGCGGGAGGGGGACGTCGGCTTCCCGCAGCGGCCGAGCATGGTGTTCGCCGGAACGTTCAGCAAGCACCCGATGGCCATGGCCGTGGCACAGCAGATGATCTCGCACCTCAAGAAGGAGTCGCCGCGGCTGCAGGCCTCACTGACCGCCATGACCGCCCGCCTGGCCGGGAAGATCAACGCCCACGCGTCCGCCCACGGATATCCGCTCTCGGTCGACCACTTCTCCTCTCTCTTCCGGTTCACCATCGACGGCGGCCCGCTGGCGGAGGACATGTTCTCCATCGGCCTGCACAACCGCGGCATCTACGTGTGGGAGGGGGGCACCTGCTTCCTCAGCACCGCCCACACCGAGGCGGACTGCGCTCAGATCTTCGAGGCCGTGACCGAGACCGCGGCGGAGCTGGCCACCCGGGGCCACTGGGAGAAGCCCCGCGCGCGGCGTACCTCGACGCCCACGCCCGAGCCCGTGCCGTCGGCCGAGCCCGTGCCGTCGCCGGTGGAGGTGGCGGTGGCGGTGGCCGGCGAGGCGCCACTGACGGATGGTCAGAAACTCCTGTGGATGGCCGCCGAGTTGGGCGGTGAGCTCGGCCAGGCCTACCAGATGTCCGATGTGCTCCGGATCGACGGCACCGTGGACGCGGAGCGGCTGCGGCGTGCACTGGAGCGGGTCGCGGCCCGGCACGAGGCGGTCAGGACCGGGTTCGACGAGGACGGGGAATTCCAGCGCGCGGTCACGCACGCCGTTCCGAGCCTTGCCGTCAGCACCCTGAGCGACGCCTCGCCGGGCGATGTGGAGGCGCTGCTGCACCGATTCGCCATGCGGCCGGTGGACCTGTCGGCACCGTCACTGTTCCGCTTCCACCTCATCCAGACGGAGGACGCCACGTTCCTGCAGGCCACCGCGCCGCACGTGGTGGTCGACGGATGGTCGTTCGAGATCCTGTGGTCGGAGCTGTCCGACTGCTACCTGGGCGGCACGGCGGGCGGTGCCCTGCGCGAACCGGCCGGCTTCCTGGAGTACGCGCGGTGGAAGCGCGGTGACGAGGACGCGCAGTACGAGGCGAACGGTGCCCCGTGGCGGGACCGGCTCGAGGCGGCCTGGGGTTCGGCCCGGCTGATCGAGGGCTCGGGTCCGTGGAAGCCGGTCACCCGCGTGGACACCCTGCCCGCGCAGAGCCTCGCGGATCTGCGCGAGCTCGCCCGGTCCAGCGGGGCCACCAGGCACACCGCCGCCTTGGCGGCGATCGCGGTGGCGTCGTCGCTGCTCGCCGGCACGGAACAGGCCATCGTCATGGCCCACCAGACCGGGCAGCCGCGTTACACGGAGCAGCCGCTCGTGGGCTTCTGCGTGGACCTGCTGCCGATCGTCGTCGACCTCCCCGCCGACAGCACTCTGACCGACGTGGCGAAGAGCGTCCAGAGGCAGATCCTGGATGCCTCGAAGAACACCTCCGGCCTCTACCGCCTGCTTCAGGAACAGCGGTTCCGGCGGCAGCCGGCCGGTCTCATCGCGTTCAACTACGAGGTCCACTCCTCCCCTGGGCTGTTCGGCACCACCGCCACCCCGGTGGCGCTGCCGCGCCAGGCCACGGCACGGCCCGCGACCGTGACCTTGGGGGAGCAGGACGGGGCGATCGAGATGATCTCCGAGATCTGCGAGGAGAGCGAACTCAGCTCGCGATCCGACCAACTGGCGACTCTCGTACGGCAGATCCTCGCTGATCCCGCGGTGCCGCTGGGAGAGATCCGCCAGCGCTGATCCCGCGCCATCGACACGTAGGCCGACCGGAGGGCATCCTCCGGTCGGCCTACTGCTGTGCCCGACGAAGCCGCCGGGTGGTGCGGCACGCACGGTGGGCCCGGCGCTGGAAAGCGCCGGGCCCACCGGGAGGCAACCGTCAGGTGTGTCTCACGAACGTGCTTGGTCGGGCTGCCAGTTGACGACCTCCCGGATGGGCAGGTCCGACTCCAGCGGGAAGAAGTGCCCGCCGGGGTAGGCCTGCGCCGCGAAGCCGGCAGTCGTGCAGTCCCGCCAGGCCGTGACTCGCTCCATCGGGACCGCCGGATCCAGCGTCCCGCCTTGGGCCACGATCGGGCAGGAGATGGCATCCTGCCCGACTGCGTCGAGGTATCGGGTGCAGGCGCGGCAGTCGGCGGTCAGCGCGGGCAGCACGGCGGCCGCCATCTCCGCGCCGAGCGGACCGCTGAAGTTCAGACCACCGAGGTTGCGGAGCGTGTCGGCGATCTCGGTGGGGCCCAGCGCGTCGAAACGGACCGCCTGCGGCAGCTGCGGAGCGGCGCAGGCCGCCACCGCAAGGAGCGCCGGAGCCGGCGCACCCAGCCGGTCCAGCATGCGCGTGGTCTCCAGCGCCACCAGGGCGCCGAAACTGTGCCCGTACAGCGCGAAGTCGCCGACGCCCTCGTTGGCGATGGCGTCGGCGATGAGCGCCCCCATCTGCGTGATGTCGTCGATGCAGGGCTC
It includes:
- a CDS encoding type I polyketide synthase, which codes for MIPRLIPRRGWGTQQQVIREEQQVQEPLAIVGMACRVPGATDYHSLWAGVEVGATGMVEVGEEDLRNEGISLDPSVRNRYVPVAAPLDGYNAFDSAAFGLSAGEANGLNLNNRVMMEVALEALEDAGYDPLRYSGNIGLFASGGGASPISVMKRIGDAQYGEVERPLKVSEAINWTALLDNDYLATRIAYPLDLRGPALTVQSACSSSLVALHLAAQSVLSGESDMALAGGVNIELPHRVGYYHQEGSIWSGDGYCRPFDAAANGTITGSGAGAVVIKRLEQAIADGDAVHAVIRGSAMNNDGNRKIGFTAPSVKQQSRVISAALAASGVDKRDIGYLETHGTATAIGDVVEWAAIEQALGADGVPCALGATKANLGHLGPAAGIMGVIKAALVIAHGRIPPVANFKERNPRIKPTSDRLFVPDSSSAWESEKPRRAGVSSMGIGGTNVHVVLEQAPVTDPADEAGDLVAILPVSAASRHSAERTADRVAEFAAEHPRRLRSLASTLSTGRRVLVHREAVVVVRQGDEVTSWRTGSRLAKRKHSGVLILPGQGTPAGDLTAAVAEIDGFADLLSESLQALPADDRSPVEGILAGACDASELEPRLAELAILVQSVTVARSLLADGLRPPALCGFSLGELAAGVLAGVFDLSEAAAVLSERARILRGAPAGGMIRVRLSQEALAPYLGPAVSLGIVPGAKDSMLSGEASAIDEVAARLRGEGIASVRVPVAHPYHSAVLHDLFAEYRAVWSQVDLRPAGLRVMSPTTGDWLDPETARDPDFWAGQLIRTVRFGDAVRKLRADEVDLAYVLDSDAGITPFVREAFGADALAMTTKKQAGYDSFSRARLLATAWSADRDRVGVATGETGPDHGTVGPTSRIHAPTYAFDHSVQEAQPTMQTEAAPTPDSGRTNPADQVQTPQVQAVAVQAPVVQAPVVQAPVVQAAAVQTAPVQTVAVAAQPSPALSPAQAAATAAGVRQIVAKLVGCAPQEVEPDTSLIELGYDSFLLIQLADALSAEYQVDIDVQQLFFELDSYQRLSEHIQGVAPSQHGAAEEIAPAQPSAPAPQPVRAPAVVRPAAPIAPAAPAPVVAAAPAEPLSVPVPRPSEPVAVAADGVDPLQAEIDWARRTTLSKRITVEDRFALADQRNLISRRNRREVSYPIVGIRGTGARFTDADGREFLDLCMGFGVNLLGHASEPLRAALRSFDPSDMLLGPQSSTAGDVARGIASLTGVDRVAFTSSGTEAVMGAVRAARARTGRRLVAQFAGSYHGTFDGVLVAPRAGGERGESTPLGRGTPPSMVQDVIILPYDDSALPVLESYGDQLAAVLVEPVQSRRPGYQPAELLHQLRALTSAHGAALIFDEIITGFRSHHGGAAAYFGVHPDLVTYGKVIGGGMPLGVIAGDAEFMAPIDGGRWREGDVGFPQRPSMVFAGTFSKHPMAMAVAQQMISHLKKESPRLQASLTAMTARLAGKINAHASAHGYPLSVDHFSSLFRFTIDGGPLAEDMFSIGLHNRGIYVWEGGTCFLSTAHTEADCAQIFEAVTETAAELATRGHWEKPRARRTSTPTPEPVPSAEPVPSPVEVAVAVAGEAPLTDGQKLLWMAAELGGELGQAYQMSDVLRIDGTVDAERLRRALERVAARHEAVRTGFDEDGEFQRAVTHAVPSLAVSTLSDASPGDVEALLHRFAMRPVDLSAPSLFRFHLIQTEDATFLQATAPHVVVDGWSFEILWSELSDCYLGGTAGGALREPAGFLEYARWKRGDEDAQYEANGAPWRDRLEAAWGSARLIEGSGPWKPVTRVDTLPAQSLADLRELARSSGATRHTAALAAIAVASSLLAGTEQAIVMAHQTGQPRYTEQPLVGFCVDLLPIVVDLPADSTLTDVAKSVQRQILDASKNTSGLYRLLQEQRFRRQPAGLIAFNYEVHSSPGLFGTTATPVALPRQATARPATVTLGEQDGAIEMISEICEESELSSRSDQLATLVRQILADPAVPLGEIRQR
- a CDS encoding thioesterase II family protein, with protein sequence MNEGHARSPHRIVFRGFRSAASGEADTARPARTVYCVPAAGTGARNFLLPFARSPLRGNLRVVQLPGREDRLNEPCIDDITQMGALIADAIANEGVGDFALYGHSFGALVALETTRMLDRLGAPAPALLAVAACAAPQLPQAVRFDALGPTEIADTLRNLGGLNFSGPLGAEMAAAVLPALTADCRACTRYLDAVGQDAISCPIVAQGGTLDPAVPMERVTAWRDCTTAGFAAQAYPGGHFFPLESDLPIREVVNWQPDQARS